Proteins encoded in a region of the Bacillus horti genome:
- a CDS encoding carbohydrate ABC transporter permease: MSIKDSPSRKLFLKINLTLLIVYSLIMLLPLLHVFAQSFSSSEAIDRGDVILWPIEFTFANYQYVFQDISIWRSFGVTIFITVVGTAINLLATASLAYPLSRKEFIGRRYVLFMVLFTMIFSAPLIPTYLLVQKLGLLNSVWSLILPTAISAFNFFVMRSFFIQIPSELIDSSRIDGCGELRILFKIILPLSKPALATLAIFYAVFHWNTYFNALMYIENRRLYPLQVKLREMIVDDTLVADPTSDMFSSMLSSSPEGIKMATIVVATIPILAIYPFLQKFFIKGFMLGGIKE, from the coding sequence ATGTCTATAAAGGACAGTCCATCTCGGAAGCTATTTTTAAAAATTAACCTTACTTTATTAATTGTATATTCCCTTATTATGCTCCTTCCCCTACTACATGTTTTTGCTCAATCCTTTAGTAGCTCGGAGGCTATTGATCGCGGGGATGTTATTCTATGGCCAATAGAGTTCACCTTCGCCAATTATCAATACGTCTTTCAGGATATTTCTATATGGAGATCCTTTGGGGTAACCATTTTTATTACTGTTGTGGGTACGGCCATTAATCTTCTAGCCACAGCCTCATTAGCGTATCCTTTGTCCCGCAAGGAATTTATCGGGAGAAGGTATGTATTGTTTATGGTCCTTTTCACTATGATTTTTTCGGCACCTTTAATTCCTACGTACCTACTTGTACAAAAGCTAGGTTTACTTAATTCAGTATGGTCTCTCATATTACCAACAGCCATCAGTGCTTTCAATTTCTTTGTTATGCGTTCCTTCTTTATTCAGATTCCTTCTGAGCTAATAGACTCAAGCCGAATTGATGGCTGTGGAGAGCTGCGCATTTTATTTAAAATCATTTTACCTCTATCTAAACCAGCATTAGCTACTTTGGCGATCTTTTACGCAGTCTTCCATTGGAATACGTACTTTAATGCGCTTATGTATATTGAGAATAGAAGGCTATATCCCCTACAAGTTAAGCTAAGAGAAATGATTGTAGATGATACTCTAGTAGCTGATCCAACCTCGGATATGTTTTCATCTATGTTATCGAGCTCTCCTGAAGGAATAAAGATGGCTACAATTGTTGTAGCTACCATTCCTATCCTAGCGATCTATCCCTTTCTACAAAAGTTCTTCATCAAAGGCTTTATGCTTGGAGGAATTAAGGAATAG
- a CDS encoding ABC transporter permease yields MKLSATLRSMWKYKALYMIALPGIIYFLLFKYVPLLGSVIAFQNYNIFQGIFDSPWVGLDQFKKMFLYPEFGRILKNTLLINAYDILFAFSAPIILALMLNEVRKVLAKRLIQTIVYMPHFLSWVIISGIFIGILSPSTGIVNAVVKMFGFDPIYFLGDESFIRSIIVGSGIWRDTGWGTIIYLAALAGINPNLYEAAEVDGANRWQQTWSITLPALLPTITILFLLQIGNFLDFGFERVYVFLNPLNRVNGEIFDTYIYQVGLLQNQFSYTTAIGIFKSVVGLILLVGANFLSRKTTGNSLY; encoded by the coding sequence ATGAAGCTTTCGGCTACACTGCGTTCGATGTGGAAATACAAAGCACTCTATATGATTGCGTTACCTGGAATCATATATTTTCTACTGTTTAAGTATGTTCCCTTACTAGGCTCCGTTATTGCCTTCCAGAATTATAATATCTTTCAAGGAATCTTTGATAGCCCTTGGGTAGGACTTGATCAGTTTAAGAAAATGTTTCTCTATCCAGAGTTTGGACGGATTTTAAAAAACACTTTGCTCATTAACGCCTACGACATTCTCTTTGCCTTTAGTGCTCCGATTATTCTAGCGCTTATGCTTAATGAGGTGCGCAAGGTGTTGGCTAAGAGGCTTATTCAAACGATTGTGTACATGCCCCATTTCTTATCTTGGGTCATTATCAGTGGGATTTTCATTGGTATCCTTTCACCTTCTACAGGAATTGTAAATGCTGTGGTTAAAATGTTTGGCTTTGATCCTATCTATTTTTTGGGGGATGAAAGCTTTATCCGGTCCATCATTGTTGGATCAGGGATTTGGAGAGACACTGGCTGGGGAACAATTATCTACCTTGCCGCATTAGCAGGTATTAATCCAAATCTTTATGAAGCGGCTGAGGTAGATGGAGCCAATAGATGGCAGCAGACTTGGAGTATTACCCTGCCCGCCCTGTTGCCTACTATCACCATTCTTTTCCTTCTGCAAATTGGAAACTTTTTAGACTTTGGCTTTGAACGTGTTTACGTCTTCTTGAATCCTCTGAATCGGGTAAATGGGGAAATTTTTGATACGTATATTTATCAGGTTGGATTACTCCAGAATCAATTTAGTTACACGACAGCTATTGGTATTTTTAAATCTGTCGTTGGACTTATCCTTCTCGTTGGAGCCAATTTTTTAAGCCGAAAAACTACAGGAAACAGCTTGTATTAA
- a CDS encoding response regulator transcription factor produces MKVLIIEDEPLIRKGLSTLLRQVDVKDFTLEQIVEAEHAEEAERWLERQSFDFVLTDIEMGEMNGLQLIKRWRQKREDTQWVIISGYDYFEFAQEAILNGVREYVLKPVTKRKMKEVVERLVEHYRARQPDFIGADEVEEIIGHLEEFIWSLKQTEVKKIIDDWSEQMKTRQLSLAYFSRLVEHIFGVLHSRLGQKGSHFSFEKQVQMEGESLRDISQKFEQQCLYLLHKVEDQRKGNEIDPIEVAKSYILEHIDQELGLDDVARRLGLNSSYFSQLFKKETGETFVKYRMRLRMERAKELLLRKDIRIIDIPSLIGCNDHPHFTKTFKKYTGQTPSKFRVQMGVDH; encoded by the coding sequence ATGAAGGTGTTAATCATTGAGGATGAGCCTTTAATTCGAAAAGGATTAAGTACCTTACTAAGGCAGGTGGATGTGAAGGATTTTACCCTTGAACAGATCGTAGAGGCTGAACATGCAGAGGAAGCGGAAAGATGGTTAGAAAGGCAGAGCTTTGATTTTGTTTTAACAGATATTGAAATGGGAGAAATGAACGGTCTGCAATTAATTAAAAGATGGCGGCAGAAAAGAGAGGATACTCAGTGGGTGATTATCTCTGGATATGATTATTTTGAGTTTGCCCAAGAGGCGATCTTAAATGGAGTACGTGAGTATGTCTTAAAGCCTGTCACAAAAAGGAAAATGAAGGAAGTAGTTGAGCGTCTAGTGGAGCATTACCGTGCCAGGCAGCCCGATTTCATAGGGGCCGATGAAGTAGAGGAGATCATTGGTCATTTAGAGGAGTTTATCTGGTCTCTAAAGCAAACAGAGGTGAAAAAGATAATTGATGATTGGTCAGAGCAAATGAAGACACGCCAGCTTAGTCTTGCTTACTTCAGCAGATTAGTTGAGCATATTTTCGGGGTGCTACATTCTCGTTTAGGTCAGAAAGGGAGTCATTTTTCCTTTGAAAAGCAGGTTCAAATGGAGGGAGAGAGCCTACGGGATATCTCCCAAAAATTTGAGCAGCAGTGTTTGTACCTCTTGCATAAAGTAGAAGACCAACGCAAAGGAAACGAAATTGATCCAATTGAGGTGGCAAAGTCTTATATCCTAGAACATATTGATCAGGAGCTAGGACTTGATGATGTAGCTAGAAGACTTGGTCTAAATTCCTCCTATTTCAGCCAATTGTTTAAAAAGGAGACCGGGGAAACGTTCGTAAAATATAGAATGAGGTTAAGGATGGAGCGGGCTAAGGAGCTTCTTTTGCGAAAAGATATTCGGATTATTGATATCCCTAGCTTAATTGGCTGTAATGATCACCCACATTTCACTAAAACATTTAAAAAGTATACAGGACAGACTCCGTCTAAGTTTCGCGTCCAAATGGGAGTAGATCATTGA